From Nitrospirota bacterium, one genomic window encodes:
- a CDS encoding helix-turn-helix domain-containing protein — protein sequence MKILSVTHNNRKRSFLVKASRKLFQLPYSKVEPQPSAADPIARVFVDKELGSEGFTYVLESGKEGTVHGEQVLEYNQDPHYLWDTLLYKLTIEAQKRVEASPLSKREMIRRLGTSATQFYRLLDQTNYRKSVDQLLSLLHVLDCEVDLLVRAKTASGKAA from the coding sequence ATGAAGATCCTGTCTGTTACACACAACAATCGTAAAAGATCGTTCCTGGTGAAGGCATCGAGGAAGCTGTTCCAGCTTCCCTACTCGAAAGTCGAGCCTCAACCCAGTGCCGCCGATCCGATTGCCCGGGTCTTTGTCGATAAAGAGCTTGGGAGCGAAGGGTTTACCTATGTATTGGAGTCGGGCAAGGAAGGAACGGTCCACGGTGAGCAGGTGTTGGAATACAACCAGGACCCGCACTACTTGTGGGATACGCTGCTGTATAAGCTGACGATCGAGGCACAGAAGCGGGTCGAGGCGAGTCCCCTGTCGAAGCGTGAAATGATCAGACGGCTTGGAACTTCAGCCACGCAGTTCTATCGTCTGCTGGATCAGACGAACTACCGCAAGTCGGTCGACCAACTCTTGTCCTTGCTGCATGTTCTGGATTGCGAGGTCGATCTTTTGGTGCGAGCCAAGACCGCTTCAGGAAAAGCAGCATGA
- a CDS encoding proteasome subunit alpha codes for MGMQGDFLQLLKEQGYTLGVPASVGTGHALTNATTILAFKYRDGVLVAGDRRATAGNMVMYDRTDKVLEIDRHSVMAIAGVPATAYEMVRVLEHSFKYYRRTQLQELSFDGKLRAISKLLKDNVPAALAGTGAVVPVFAGYDFEQGSAKIYFYDILGAEFEGVEYAVSGSGSPTIRGILHYLNTWGDQPLNRLPEELAMVQALRLLTSAAEFDSATGGVNREASLYPVIKLITGAGVQTVPDATLKPLYESQVVRYV; via the coding sequence ATGGGGATGCAAGGGGATTTTCTTCAGCTGTTGAAGGAACAGGGCTACACGCTGGGCGTACCGGCATCGGTGGGGACCGGTCATGCGCTGACGAATGCCACGACGATTTTGGCGTTTAAGTATCGCGATGGCGTCCTGGTGGCCGGCGATCGCCGCGCAACCGCCGGCAATATGGTGATGTACGATCGGACGGACAAGGTGTTGGAGATCGACCGGCACAGTGTGATGGCGATTGCTGGTGTGCCTGCGACTGCCTATGAAATGGTGCGGGTCCTGGAACATTCCTTCAAATATTACCGGCGAACGCAGCTGCAGGAATTGAGTTTCGACGGCAAATTGCGAGCGATCTCCAAACTCTTAAAGGATAATGTGCCGGCGGCCTTGGCCGGGACTGGCGCGGTGGTTCCGGTGTTTGCCGGCTACGATTTTGAGCAGGGCTCTGCCAAGATCTATTTCTACGATATCCTGGGGGCGGAGTTTGAAGGCGTTGAGTATGCGGTGTCCGGCTCCGGTTCTCCGACGATTCGAGGCATTTTGCACTACCTGAATACCTGGGGCGATCAGCCCCTCAATCGGCTCCCTGAAGAACTGGCCATGGTGCAGGCGCTACGATTGCTCACGAGCGCGGCAGAGTTCGACTCGGCGACCGGCGGTGTCAATCGGGAGGCGAGTCTCTACCCTGTGATCAAGTTGATTACCGGGGCCGGCGTGCAGACGGTGCCGGACGCGACCTTGAAACCCCTCTATGAATCACAGGTGGTGCGTTATGTATGA
- a CDS encoding proteasome accessory factor PafA2 family protein — MGAVESTPAICRQSVLETEWVTETKMRLYGIETEYGITREDQDAVDPVVESMELVRAHLTASFERRWDYGGEDPHEDARGFRVLGLQQDKEEDEFAKVDAHRPFSFHEMKSDLVLPNGARFYNDHTHPEYSTPECRTVRTLLAHDRAGERIVQRAAERRNQVLGGSPVQLYKNNTDFHGHSYGCHDNYLVSRAIPFPSLTAGMLPFLVSRQVIAGAGKVGVEGQESGFVPGQYQLSQRADFMETDLSVDTMHNRPILNTRDEPHAVREKYRRLHLIIGDANMCEYSTALKVGTTQLALELIARNAAPALELEHPVTAVKQLSRDQNLKATVRQRNGRTITGLEIQEQYYLAAEKHLAGTDAETDWVLSEWADTLRLLAGDRRQLVGKLDWVTKLWLLETFMQEERIGWDDPWLASLDLEYHNVNPERGLFLGLEAEGKVWRMTSEQDVESALVAGPIDTRGGIRGLCIRRFPDQIKSMQWERIRFSGGLLPRTLEMGDLFEPQAVQACAQIFEQAVSPMDALNAWNREMESRS; from the coding sequence ATGGGCGCAGTCGAGAGCACCCCAGCCATCTGCCGTCAATCTGTCCTTGAGACGGAGTGGGTGACGGAAACGAAGATGCGACTGTACGGGATCGAAACAGAATACGGGATTACCAGGGAAGATCAGGATGCGGTCGATCCGGTGGTGGAATCGATGGAGCTGGTCCGGGCCCATTTGACAGCTTCATTCGAGCGGCGCTGGGATTATGGCGGCGAAGATCCGCACGAGGATGCGCGGGGGTTTCGGGTTCTTGGTCTACAGCAGGATAAAGAAGAAGACGAGTTCGCCAAGGTCGATGCCCATCGGCCTTTTTCGTTTCATGAGATGAAGAGCGATCTGGTGCTTCCGAACGGCGCACGCTTCTACAACGACCATACACATCCTGAATATTCCACGCCTGAATGCCGAACGGTGAGAACGCTCCTTGCCCACGACCGTGCCGGAGAGCGGATTGTCCAGCGGGCGGCGGAGCGGCGCAATCAGGTGCTCGGCGGGTCCCCCGTGCAGCTCTATAAAAATAATACGGATTTTCACGGGCATAGTTATGGCTGTCATGACAACTATCTTGTCTCACGCGCGATTCCCTTTCCCTCACTGACTGCAGGGATGTTGCCGTTTCTGGTGAGTCGGCAGGTCATTGCCGGAGCGGGCAAGGTTGGCGTGGAAGGCCAAGAAAGCGGGTTTGTACCGGGCCAGTACCAGTTGTCTCAGCGGGCCGACTTCATGGAGACGGATTTGAGCGTCGATACGATGCACAACCGGCCGATTCTGAATACGAGGGACGAACCGCATGCGGTGCGGGAGAAATATCGGAGGCTCCATCTCATCATCGGCGATGCCAACATGTGCGAGTACAGCACGGCGCTGAAAGTCGGGACGACGCAATTGGCGTTGGAGTTGATCGCGCGCAACGCGGCGCCGGCGCTTGAATTGGAACATCCGGTCACCGCGGTCAAGCAGTTATCTCGCGATCAGAACCTCAAGGCGACGGTGCGTCAGCGAAATGGCCGCACCATCACAGGCCTCGAGATTCAAGAGCAGTATTATCTCGCGGCGGAGAAGCATTTGGCCGGTACCGATGCAGAGACCGATTGGGTCCTGTCCGAATGGGCCGACACGCTCCGGCTCCTTGCAGGCGATCGACGGCAATTGGTGGGGAAGCTCGATTGGGTCACCAAACTCTGGCTCTTGGAAACCTTTATGCAGGAAGAGCGGATTGGATGGGACGATCCCTGGCTGGCGAGTTTGGACTTGGAGTACCATAATGTGAATCCTGAGCGCGGGCTCTTTCTCGGGCTTGAGGCAGAGGGGAAGGTCTGGCGGATGACGTCGGAACAGGACGTTGAATCGGCCTTGGTCGCTGGCCCGATCGATACCAGAGGGGGGATTCGCGGCCTCTGCATCAGACGGTTTCCGGATCAAATCAAATCGATGCAGTGGGAGCGGATCCGGTTCAGCGGGGGCTTGCTTCCGCGGACGTTGGAAATGGGCGACCTCTTTGAGCCACAGGCGGTGCAGGCTTGCGCACAGATCTTCGAGCAGGCGGTGTCCCCGATGGATGCGTTGAACGCATGGAATAGAGAAATGGAGTCCCGATCATGA
- a CDS encoding AAA family ATPase, with protein sequence MSDRRSSKPQDPEPNGKTGDVASPAKGVGSDPLELLEECLALFPESDPRQKILYKLRHTMILGQAAQQQRDVELKKVADVIAKLTAPANRVGTLLEVPGEGLARILVGGAEYYASVDPRVQAAELKIGAQILVNDAYAVIKVLGYDRNGPVFKVAEVLGDGRLRFEHEMGRQVLILQRSSDLAGVDLKAGDEVRIDPSLHVAIEKMEDRKATSHLLDEVPTVTWEQIGGQTEAIAAIKKAIEYPLLHADTFQRFKFTQPKGFLLYGPPGCGKTLIGQAAAASLSKLVGASTQATAGAKGDKPPVTRGAFLHIKGPEILNMWLGESERMVRDLFAQARARRKEGALPFIFIDEAESVLGTRRASRSFNISSTLVPMFCSEMDGIESLHDVVIILASNRPDLIDPAVLRPGRIDRKIKVSRPNRESAGAILNVYLTDDLPLDRQWVDQHGGDRKKASADLVEHALSAVFSRNDENRLLSIRLRSGQNKVLYRSDLVSGAILASIVQRAKEQAIERVIAAGGSDQGGMTLDDLVNSVHAEFREGEMLPPDDAAEEWLKLLDHHPEQVVGVSSFRRGRQAEEKLVGQII encoded by the coding sequence ATGAGCGATCGCCGATCGAGTAAGCCACAGGACCCGGAGCCCAACGGGAAGACAGGGGATGTTGCGAGTCCCGCGAAGGGTGTGGGATCCGATCCACTTGAACTCTTAGAAGAATGTCTCGCTTTATTTCCCGAGAGTGATCCCCGCCAGAAGATTCTCTACAAACTGCGCCATACCATGATCCTTGGGCAAGCGGCGCAGCAGCAACGGGACGTCGAGCTGAAAAAAGTGGCCGACGTCATCGCCAAGCTGACGGCACCGGCCAATCGTGTCGGTACCCTGCTTGAAGTGCCTGGTGAAGGCCTCGCGCGCATCCTGGTGGGAGGCGCGGAGTATTATGCGTCGGTCGACCCGCGGGTGCAGGCTGCCGAATTGAAGATCGGTGCTCAGATATTGGTCAACGATGCCTATGCGGTGATCAAGGTCTTGGGGTATGACCGCAATGGGCCGGTGTTCAAAGTGGCGGAAGTCCTGGGGGACGGGCGGCTTCGTTTTGAGCATGAGATGGGGCGGCAGGTCTTGATCCTTCAGCGGTCGAGCGACCTTGCCGGTGTGGACTTGAAGGCCGGCGATGAAGTACGCATCGATCCCAGCCTCCATGTGGCGATTGAAAAGATGGAGGATCGGAAAGCCACGTCTCACCTCCTCGACGAAGTGCCCACTGTGACCTGGGAGCAGATCGGCGGACAAACGGAAGCCATTGCGGCCATTAAAAAGGCCATCGAATATCCCCTGCTCCATGCGGACACCTTTCAGCGGTTCAAGTTTACGCAACCGAAGGGTTTTTTATTGTATGGCCCGCCCGGCTGCGGAAAGACCCTGATCGGGCAGGCGGCCGCCGCCAGTCTTTCGAAGCTGGTGGGAGCGTCGACCCAGGCGACAGCCGGTGCGAAGGGGGACAAGCCGCCGGTGACTCGCGGGGCGTTCCTCCATATCAAGGGGCCTGAGATTCTGAATATGTGGTTGGGAGAATCGGAGCGGATGGTCCGCGATCTCTTCGCCCAGGCCCGTGCCCGCCGGAAAGAAGGGGCCTTGCCCTTTATTTTCATCGACGAGGCGGAATCGGTGCTCGGCACGAGACGGGCGTCTCGCTCATTCAATATTTCCAGCACCCTGGTGCCGATGTTCTGTTCTGAGATGGACGGGATCGAGTCGCTGCACGATGTGGTGATCATTCTGGCGTCGAATCGCCCGGATCTCATCGATCCGGCCGTGCTGCGGCCTGGGCGTATCGACCGCAAGATTAAGGTGAGCCGCCCGAATCGTGAGTCTGCGGGCGCGATTCTGAACGTGTACCTGACGGATGATCTGCCGCTGGATCGGCAATGGGTAGATCAACATGGCGGGGACCGCAAGAAGGCCTCTGCCGACCTTGTCGAGCATGCGCTCTCAGCGGTGTTCTCGCGCAACGATGAGAATCGGCTGCTGTCGATCAGACTCCGAAGCGGACAGAATAAGGTCCTCTATCGGAGCGATCTGGTCAGCGGGGCGATCCTGGCTTCGATCGTTCAGCGGGCCAAGGAACAGGCGATCGAGCGGGTGATTGCGGCAGGCGGGTCAGACCAGGGGGGCATGACGCTGGACGATCTGGTGAATTCCGTGCATGCAGAATTCCGGGAGGGTGAGATGTTGCCGCCCGACGATGCGGCGGAAGAATGGCTGAAGCTCCTCGATCACCATCCGGAGCAAGTCGTAGGAGTCTCTTCGTTCCGGAGAGGGCGGCAGGCAGAAGAGAAGTTGGTGGGACAGATTATTTAA
- a CDS encoding HIT family protein, with protein sequence MTDPTCKACQGTWPREDNFIADLGLAKAYLHQDQFFPGWTVIVFKRHATELFHLAPTERIMLMEEVNLIAKVVAQVYEAKKINYELLGNQLPHIHWHVIPRLHTDPAPLEPVWRITHDVAPLTPPDLQQQIHRIQTELRRSPDLPTPDLP encoded by the coding sequence ATGACCGACCCTACGTGCAAAGCCTGCCAAGGCACCTGGCCCAGAGAAGACAATTTCATCGCCGATCTCGGCCTCGCCAAGGCCTATCTGCATCAGGATCAATTCTTTCCTGGCTGGACCGTCATCGTCTTCAAACGCCATGCAACAGAGTTATTTCACCTGGCTCCCACGGAACGAATTATGCTGATGGAGGAAGTGAACCTCATCGCCAAAGTTGTCGCGCAGGTCTATGAGGCCAAGAAGATCAATTACGAACTCCTCGGCAATCAACTTCCCCACATCCACTGGCATGTGATTCCCCGACTGCATACCGACCCGGCCCCGCTTGAGCCGGTCTGGCGAATCACGCATGACGTCGCACCATTGACGCCACCCGACTTGCAGCAGCAGATCCATCGGATTCAGACAGAGCTCAGACGCTCACCGGACCTGCCCACGCCGGATCTCCCCTAG
- a CDS encoding secondary thiamine-phosphate synthase enzyme YjbQ, translating into MAVKTVSLRLPMQGNSQVENMTKAVADALAGTKLLAGIVTVFVKHTTASVMIIEDEPGIRADTKAFWDRAVPADPAWQHNTRNAGEDNGHSHLRGQLQGPSVTIPFLDGAMLLGTWQQVVLVDFDTKPRTRELIIQIMGE; encoded by the coding sequence ATGGCGGTGAAAACGGTCTCCTTGCGTCTCCCCATGCAGGGGAACAGCCAGGTCGAAAATATGACGAAAGCCGTGGCTGACGCCCTCGCCGGCACGAAGCTGCTGGCCGGGATCGTGACGGTATTTGTGAAGCACACAACGGCGTCGGTGATGATCATTGAAGATGAACCGGGGATCAGGGCCGATACCAAAGCATTCTGGGATCGGGCGGTGCCGGCCGATCCAGCCTGGCAGCACAATACGAGAAATGCCGGGGAGGACAACGGGCACAGTCATCTGCGAGGTCAGCTCCAAGGGCCGTCGGTCACCATTCCCTTCCTCGACGGGGCAATGTTGCTGGGGACATGGCAACAGGTCGTCCTCGTCGATTTTGATACCAAGCCTCGCACCAGGGAACTCATTATCCAGATCATGGGTGAATGA
- a CDS encoding sigma 54-interacting transcriptional regulator, with translation MSDFSQTWRLFLQSVWLQAGAMGLGATVLVLSLGALAPATFTALDWTAYDTWLRHRAPVPVSSSLLLITRDQASETKFGTGPWDRAVLARFITAAHNSGAKAIGLDHRIAQPSQAQLGGAASDALLLEATRTAGPVVYPYEPESPLASEAMALSHLLVSPSQDHVTRIVPLFTELGTASVPAFGLALYTLTQPQTSQTGTMALVNYAGDGSLGNLPTLSFASLWEALESHQDERLESWFTNKVVVFLPDPAPAATWLLPTGQSVSGSTIHLHLLNMLLTDNRVCRLGLASSSFVTLLLASLVAWFLLHTGGSRSFLFAGAVVLAYGCLLVAALALAHLVLPLALPLSALALVFVGATVWTHLTAGQRMVLLERDMLRVQQEAVAVREALVLRENRAEALQEDLDQARAAVAQSTGLQQDLSRSAETLRTELADVQAQEEAARQQLEDLGRELAGLRAVTESSTKLGDTELEQLRDECRRLGIVTQNHHLLGLFRDLKKGAKSQLPALLLGEAGTGKELFARAIHLLSPRSGKPFIAVNMAAISPELFESELFGHVRGSFTGATMDRRGYFELAHHGTLFLDEIGDLRLEHQGKLLRVLQEKTFYRVGATTPTTVDVRVVAATNRDLQRGVSEGWFREDLYFRLKGLVFRLPLLHDRKDDIGLLAEHYLTGQAQQLGREAPKLTQDALDALLQHEWTGNVRELRQCLEQAVALAERPLLTKDDLRLQPATATTSSDRARTPKILPEPAGDAAVLDCLRLNGFDMQATAKALGWDRSTVTQRLKGLCFQALVDTQGDKAQAAATLAGDPSLTRTVELKLMDYYEHLLATIQPFATVEEALADCKRRFKNLPDRHFKSVEALVKQAYAQKAN, from the coding sequence ATGTCAGACTTCTCTCAAACATGGCGCCTCTTTCTCCAATCAGTTTGGCTCCAAGCCGGCGCCATGGGATTGGGTGCGACGGTTCTGGTGCTCAGCCTCGGGGCCCTCGCTCCTGCGACATTCACCGCGTTGGATTGGACGGCCTACGACACCTGGCTCCGGCACCGCGCGCCAGTCCCGGTCAGTTCCTCTCTCCTCCTCATCACGCGCGATCAAGCCAGCGAAACGAAATTCGGAACCGGCCCATGGGATCGGGCGGTCCTCGCCCGCTTCATCACTGCAGCACATAACAGCGGAGCGAAAGCGATCGGCCTGGACCATCGCATCGCGCAACCCAGCCAGGCACAGCTCGGCGGCGCCGCCAGCGATGCGTTGCTCCTGGAAGCTACCAGAACTGCGGGGCCTGTCGTCTATCCCTATGAGCCCGAGTCGCCGCTCGCCTCGGAGGCGATGGCCCTCAGCCACCTCCTGGTCTCCCCAAGCCAGGACCACGTCACACGTATAGTGCCTCTGTTTACAGAACTGGGCACAGCGTCTGTTCCAGCATTCGGACTGGCACTATATACACTGACGCAGCCCCAGACGAGCCAGACCGGCACTATGGCCCTCGTGAACTATGCAGGAGACGGCTCCTTGGGCAACCTGCCCACCCTGTCGTTCGCCTCCCTCTGGGAAGCCCTGGAATCCCATCAAGATGAACGGCTCGAGAGCTGGTTCACAAACAAAGTCGTCGTCTTCCTCCCCGATCCAGCACCGGCGGCCACATGGCTCTTGCCGACGGGCCAGTCCGTCTCCGGATCTACGATCCACCTCCATCTGCTCAACATGCTCCTGACCGACAACCGGGTCTGCCGGCTTGGCTTGGCAAGCAGCAGCTTCGTCACCCTCTTGCTCGCAAGCCTCGTGGCCTGGTTTCTGCTGCATACAGGTGGATCACGGTCCTTCCTCTTCGCAGGAGCCGTCGTCCTCGCCTACGGATGCCTGCTGGTGGCGGCATTGGCCCTCGCGCATCTGGTGCTTCCCCTGGCCCTGCCGCTCAGCGCCTTGGCCCTCGTGTTCGTCGGCGCCACCGTCTGGACTCACCTCACGGCAGGTCAACGGATGGTCCTGCTCGAACGTGACATGCTTCGCGTCCAGCAGGAAGCCGTGGCAGTCCGCGAGGCCCTGGTCCTGCGTGAGAACCGGGCCGAGGCGCTGCAAGAAGATCTGGACCAGGCACGAGCCGCCGTCGCCCAGTCGACCGGCCTACAGCAAGATCTCTCACGCTCCGCAGAAACGTTGCGAACAGAATTGGCCGATGTGCAGGCGCAGGAAGAAGCAGCCAGACAACAACTAGAGGACTTGGGTCGCGAGTTGGCGGGGCTGCGCGCCGTCACCGAGAGCAGCACCAAGCTGGGGGATACAGAGTTGGAACAACTGCGCGACGAATGCCGCAGACTCGGCATCGTCACGCAGAACCATCACCTGCTCGGGCTCTTCCGCGATCTGAAGAAAGGCGCCAAGTCTCAGTTGCCCGCGCTCTTGCTGGGCGAGGCAGGCACAGGCAAAGAACTCTTCGCGCGCGCGATCCATCTGCTGAGTCCAAGATCCGGCAAACCCTTCATCGCCGTCAACATGGCGGCCATCTCACCGGAGCTCTTTGAGAGCGAACTGTTCGGCCATGTGCGCGGCAGCTTCACCGGCGCGACGATGGATCGGCGCGGGTACTTCGAGCTGGCGCATCACGGCACGCTCTTTCTCGATGAGATCGGCGATCTGCGCCTGGAACATCAAGGCAAGTTGCTTCGTGTGCTCCAAGAAAAAACCTTCTATCGCGTCGGCGCGACGACCCCGACGACCGTCGATGTCCGCGTAGTCGCGGCAACGAATCGCGATCTGCAGCGAGGCGTGTCCGAGGGCTGGTTCCGGGAGGATCTGTACTTCAGGCTGAAGGGTTTAGTGTTTCGGCTCCCGCTATTGCATGACCGAAAAGACGATATCGGCCTGCTGGCCGAACATTACCTGACCGGCCAAGCCCAGCAGCTGGGGCGGGAAGCCCCGAAGCTCACGCAGGACGCGCTCGACGCGCTGCTACAGCATGAGTGGACAGGCAATGTCCGAGAACTCCGCCAATGTCTCGAACAGGCAGTCGCGCTCGCCGAGCGGCCCCTGCTGACAAAAGACGATCTTCGATTGCAGCCGGCGACAGCCACCACATCGTCAGATCGCGCGCGCACACCCAAAATATTGCCGGAGCCCGCCGGCGATGCAGCCGTGCTCGATTGCCTCCGCCTCAATGGCTTCGACATGCAGGCAACAGCCAAGGCCCTTGGGTGGGACAGGAGCACGGTCACACAGCGGCTCAAGGGCCTCTGCTTCCAGGCACTGGTCGACACACAGGGCGACAAGGCCCAGGCAGCGGCCACGTTGGCTGGCGACCCCTCTCTCACAAGAACGGTCGAACTCAAGCTGATGGACTACTATGAGCACCTCCTAGCCACCATCCAGCCATTCGCGACGGTGGAGGAGGCACTGGCCGACTGCAAGAGACGCTTCAAAAATCTGCCGGATCGGCATTTCAAGTCGGTCGAAGCATTGGTCAAACAGGCCTACGCACAGAAAGCCAACTGA
- a CDS encoding ubiquitin-like protein UBact, with protein MNYSSMPERREGPGSPMPKAPSPSEEGGGPKRPETGSPDKDNLLKRMRKVDPKQAERYRQRTGE; from the coding sequence ATGAACTACAGCTCAATGCCGGAACGTCGTGAAGGGCCGGGCAGCCCGATGCCGAAGGCGCCGAGTCCGTCCGAAGAGGGTGGCGGGCCGAAACGGCCGGAGACCGGGTCGCCGGACAAGGATAATCTGCTCAAGCGCATGCGCAAGGTCGATCCGAAGCAGGCTGAGCGGTATCGGCAACGGACAGGAGAATAA
- a CDS encoding trypsin-like peptidase domain-containing protein — MMAMQGRVLISGILLVSLWPALSMAEWGKPLGGSYDGPEGKPRVVTPLPAELGADERATMAVFERATKSVVFIANTAIQRDPWSFNLFETPQGSGTGFVWNKQGHIVTNFHVVYGANSITVTLADRTEHKATLIGADPDHDVAVLQIRAPEETLSPLTVGMSQDLRVGQKVLAIGNPFGLDHTLTTGVVSALGRTIKSLTNRTIEGVIQTDAAINPGNSGGPLLDSAGRLIGVNTQIMSPSGAFAGIGFAVPVDTVNRIVPELIKHGKLIRPGLGVSLIPDAMAKRWGIKGLIIGKVSRGSGAELAGLKGARETATGRVELGDIITAVDGKPVATLDELMDVMERHKVNDQVTVEILRGTNRERVSVTLQAVN, encoded by the coding sequence ATGATGGCGATGCAGGGGCGAGTCTTGATCTCGGGAATCTTGCTCGTCAGCCTCTGGCCTGCCCTGTCGATGGCGGAGTGGGGGAAGCCGCTGGGCGGGTCCTACGACGGGCCTGAAGGCAAGCCGCGCGTGGTAACACCCTTGCCCGCCGAGTTGGGCGCGGATGAGCGGGCCACCATGGCCGTGTTCGAGCGGGCGACCAAATCCGTGGTCTTTATCGCCAACACCGCGATTCAACGAGACCCCTGGTCGTTTAATCTTTTTGAAACCCCACAAGGTTCCGGAACGGGATTCGTCTGGAATAAGCAGGGGCACATCGTCACCAATTTTCATGTCGTCTACGGGGCGAATTCGATCACGGTGACCTTGGCAGACCGGACGGAGCATAAGGCCACGCTCATCGGCGCCGACCCCGATCACGATGTGGCGGTGCTGCAGATTCGTGCACCGGAAGAGACGCTGTCGCCCCTCACCGTCGGGATGTCGCAGGATTTACGTGTCGGACAGAAAGTCTTGGCGATCGGGAATCCGTTCGGCCTCGATCATACGCTGACGACCGGCGTCGTGAGTGCGCTGGGTCGAACGATCAAGTCCTTGACGAATCGGACGATCGAAGGCGTCATTCAGACCGATGCCGCCATCAACCCTGGCAACTCCGGCGGGCCGCTCCTCGATAGCGCCGGGCGGTTGATCGGCGTGAACACCCAGATTATGAGCCCCAGCGGGGCCTTCGCGGGAATCGGCTTTGCGGTGCCGGTCGACACGGTCAATCGGATCGTGCCGGAGTTGATCAAGCATGGCAAACTCATCCGCCCGGGGCTTGGAGTTTCGCTCATTCCCGATGCGATGGCGAAGCGGTGGGGCATCAAGGGGCTGATTATCGGGAAGGTGTCGCGTGGAAGCGGAGCGGAGCTGGCCGGGCTGAAGGGGGCGCGTGAAACCGCCACCGGACGGGTGGAATTGGGCGACATCATCACGGCAGTCGACGGCAAGCCAGTTGCAACTTTGGACGAACTGATGGATGTCATGGAACGGCACAAAGTCAACGACCAGGTGACGGTTGAGATCCTACGGGGAACCAATCGGGAACGCGTCTCCGTGACCCTCCAAGCCGTCAATTGA
- a CDS encoding tetratricopeptide repeat protein encodes MKRRLVLAILFLASCAWLHSIDSSLAETPDNQTPQASTEPPSAAPPLQLPELQPHERDDAVSLLGELREIVRLSPQSADDRLKLAEALYRIGDLDTAIDECRIAIALKPDHALGHLQLGRALMAKQDWRASVMELKEAARLNPELTQAHYNLGTAYYTTGNIKGAIQSYQQALELQPSFPDARYRLALVLKLAKRDQESAQFMEEAAASGIPQAQFFLGNAYRAGQGVTKSGTLAVYWWTNAAEFGHQPAASTLSILRRQALSPVQPEQSRLEALKAFQGYREKIWENFPDLARNGDSETLGTTLLKQNRTDHAVPVLLQECYALSDMAQTELARLYEAGWEPSLPPFDKKILACFEATAGEGFGPAKKILARIYGKGLGMKPDRQKAITAVRGLPKQDVKAVMDELSLQP; translated from the coding sequence ATGAAGCGCCGATTGGTTCTCGCGATCCTCTTCCTTGCATCCTGCGCCTGGCTTCACTCAATCGATTCGTCGTTGGCGGAGACGCCTGACAATCAGACGCCACAGGCTTCGACGGAACCACCCTCGGCAGCACCGCCTCTCCAGCTTCCAGAATTGCAGCCTCACGAACGAGACGATGCCGTCAGTCTGCTAGGGGAACTGCGCGAAATCGTCCGCCTGTCTCCGCAGAGCGCTGACGACCGGCTCAAGTTAGCCGAGGCGCTCTATCGGATCGGCGATCTGGATACCGCGATCGACGAATGCCGCATCGCTATTGCGCTGAAGCCCGACCATGCCCTGGGGCATCTCCAGCTCGGCAGGGCCTTGATGGCCAAACAAGACTGGCGCGCATCGGTAATGGAATTGAAGGAAGCGGCCAGACTCAATCCGGAATTGACGCAAGCCCACTACAATCTCGGCACCGCCTACTACACCACCGGCAATATCAAAGGAGCGATTCAGTCCTACCAGCAAGCGCTGGAGCTGCAGCCCTCCTTTCCCGACGCCCGCTACCGCCTGGCACTCGTGCTCAAGTTAGCCAAACGCGACCAGGAGTCCGCGCAATTCATGGAAGAAGCGGCCGCGAGCGGCATCCCGCAGGCGCAGTTTTTTCTTGGCAATGCCTATCGTGCAGGCCAGGGAGTGACCAAGAGCGGAACGCTCGCCGTCTATTGGTGGACCAACGCGGCGGAATTCGGACATCAGCCGGCGGCATCCACCTTGTCCATCCTTCGCCGCCAAGCCCTCTCGCCGGTCCAACCGGAACAGAGCCGCCTTGAAGCCTTGAAGGCCTTTCAAGGTTATCGGGAAAAGATCTGGGAGAACTTTCCCGACCTCGCACGCAACGGCGACAGCGAAACCCTAGGGACAACGTTGCTGAAGCAGAATCGAACGGACCATGCCGTCCCGGTACTGCTCCAAGAATGTTATGCCCTCAGCGACATGGCGCAGACCGAACTCGCCCGACTCTATGAAGCGGGCTGGGAACCATCCCTGCCTCCCTTCGACAAGAAAATTCTGGCCTGCTTCGAGGCCACGGCCGGCGAGGGATTTGGGCCTGCCAAGAAAATTCTGGCTCGTATCTATGGCAAGGGCCTCGGCATGAAACCCGACAGACAGAAAGCGATCACAGCCGTTCGGGGTTTACCGAAGCAGGACGTCAAGGCGGTGATGGACGAACTCTCCTTGCAGCCATAG